A stretch of the Vulcanisaeta souniana JCM 11219 genome encodes the following:
- a CDS encoding Zn-ribbon domain-containing OB-fold protein encodes MAERKPSRKTVKVEGPTIDSVPIIYRHKIPIGKTVKYWEGLREGRIYAVKCKSCGAVYYPPQADCPYCGSSDVEWVELPREGVLETFTRVYTRPQGFEDFEPYIIAIARVGDVRVMGWLVNVKDERCVNVGDSVVLSTTYIEKHGKYIITFQLRDKQC; translated from the coding sequence ACCCAGTAGGAAGACTGTTAAGGTTGAGGGACCAACCATAGACTCAGTGCCAATTATTTACAGGCACAAAATACCCATTGGTAAGACGGTTAAGTATTGGGAGGGCCTTAGGGAGGGCAGGATATACGCAGTAAAGTGCAAGTCCTGCGGCGCCGTTTATTACCCACCACAGGCCGACTGCCCATACTGTGGCTCAAGTGATGTTGAGTGGGTTGAGCTGCCCAGGGAGGGTGTTCTCGAGACCTTCACCAGAGTTTACACCAGGCCCCAGGGCTTTGAGGACTTTGAGCCATACATAATTGCGATTGCCAGGGTGGGTGATGTTAGGGTCATGGGTTGGTTGGTAAATGTTAAGGATGAGAGGTGTGTTAATGTTGGTGATTCCGTAGTGCTCAGTACTACGTATATCGAGAAACACGGCAAGTATATAATAACATTTCAATTAAGGGATAAACAGTGCTGA